Below is a genomic region from Persephonella hydrogeniphila.
AATTTCTTCTCATCTGCAGAAAGAACAAACTCTTCAAGCATCGGAGTCAGTATAAGACCCGGAGCGAGAGCAATAAGATGTGTGTTCTCCATCTCCCGGGAGTACAGCTTTATGAGCATATTAAGTGCAGCTTTTGATATTGAATAACCGTGCCATCCTCTATTCCCGTTTACAGAAGCTCCGGATGATATGGCAATAATCTGGTCTGTTTTTATTTTCTTGTCGATTATATAATCAAGGATTATTTTATTCGCCCACACATTTATATCCATCATCCTGTTCATCTCATAGATAGGTGTATCGTGTATATCTTTGAGGGGGGTCAATAGTCCTGCATTAAGTATAACAATATCTACAGCATTTATACCGTAAAGAAGATTTTCTATAGATTTATATACATTTTCCAGAGAAAGAAGATCAGCTTTTTCAAATTTTATCTTACCTATGAACTCGTCCGGAAGGTGTCGACCAAGGGCATAAACTTTATACTCATTCTCTAAAAAAACCTTTACAAATGCCTTCCCAAGACCTGAACCTATCCCTGTGATAAAAACTTTTTTCATACTTACCCCTTCTAATTTTTGGAAATATATTCTAATATTATATTTATGATAAAGCTAACTTTGAAAGGAAATTTTGTAGCAGAAGAAGAATTAAAAGATCTCCTTGATTATTATTTCAAGGGAAAGTTTTACAAAAAGGGGAAACAGTACGTAATCTCTGGGAACTCTTATGTTTACAGAAAAATAGTTATGAACTTTCCAGAAAAAGATATACATCCAACCTGTTACCTTTATCCTATTATAGAAGCAGATAATATATCAAAAAGGACAAAAAAGCTTTATTTTCAGATAAATAAAAGCTTTATAGAATTTGTAGGAAAAAAACCTGAAGAGGTTCAGAAAAAAGATATACAGGCTTACATAGATTATCTGATAAAAAAGAAGAAAAGACTCAGTACTATAAAGACATCCTATATGGCTTTAAGGCTATTCTATGAAAAAATGATGGGATATCTGGATCTTGAAGATATACAGATTCCAAAAAGTGAAGAAAATATCCCTGATGTTTTAACAAGAAAAGAAGTGATGAGACTTATCAAGAGCATCAAAAATCCCAAACACAGACTCATAATACAGCTTGCCTATAGTTGTGGCCTCAAACTTAAAGAAGTGATAAGCATAAAAGTAAAGGATATAGATTTTGAAAAAGGAAAACTGAAGGTTACAGGTAAAAATAAAAGAGAAATTCCCATACCTGAAAGTCTTTTAGAAGAAATCAGAAAGTATTTAAAAGATTTTTATCTTAAAGAAGCAAAAGGCTCCCAATATCTTTTCTTCTCCAGAGACAAAAACAGACCCATATCTTCAAGATCTGTCGAGATAATGTTTAAAAAAGCTCTCTTGGAAACAGGACTTTCTACCAGATACAGATTTAGCGTTCTGAGAGATTCTTATGTGGTTCATTTGATAGAAAAGGATTTCTGTATAGATACTATCTCAGAGCTTACAGGAATGAAAGAAAACAAAATCCAGAATAAATACAGATTCTATATAAATATGGTTAAAAAGAATAAAATCCCCAATATGCTTGATTTTAGCGATGTGGCTTAATTCGTATTAATCAAGAAAGCTCTGTTAAAACAATAAAAACTTTCAGACTGTATATATTTCAGATATCAGCGTCTACTTTATAATTGAGGTTCTTAGGTGTTGCAATTATCTGTGCCTCTGTAATAATTGTTTAAAAAGGCAAAGTGAGGGAGGGGGATAAAAGGGGAAAATCTACAAATCTAATAGATTAGAGGGGCCTCTGCCCCCCTTTTTTTAACACTTTCCTTTATTTGCAAGAATTAGCTGATCTACAAACTCAACAAGCCACAGGTTGAAATCTTCTGATGGATTATGCTTTTTTATCCATTCTTCATCATAAAAAATCTTTGTGTCCAGATGTTTTTCTATGTTCTCGTCCCCAAAATCAACCATAACAGTCTCATCAATAACAAGAAGTTTTATATCTTTTCCATCAAGTCTGGTTATTATTTCTTCTAACGGTTTGTCAAACTCTTCATAGGAAAGAATGAAGTATTTATGCTTCAAAATATCTTTACTATCCTCAGATACTACATAATGTATATCTATTAACTTCTCTACTACAGGTTTTGTGAATTTTATATTACCGACTGTAAGTTTTTTCATGTTTTCACTCCCATTCAATAGTTCCTGGAGGTTTTGAAGTAATATCGTATACTACCCTGTTTACCCCTTTAACTTCATTAATTATTCTTCTCATTATTCTGTCCAAAAGATCATAAGGCAGTCTAGCCCAGTCTGCAGTCATTCCATCTGTTGATTCCACTGCCCTTATAGCTATTACTTTTTCGTATGTTCTGTAGTCACCCATAACACCGACTGTATGGATAGGGAGTAAAACAGCAAAAGACTGCCATAAATCCCTGTAAAGACCAGCTTTTTTTACTTCTTCAACAACGATAGCATCAGCCTCCCTTAAAATCTCAAGATCGTTTTTATTTACCTCTCCTATAATTCTTATAGCAAGCCCCGGTCCAGGGAATGGCTGTCTGTATATAATCTCATCTGGAAGACCAAGCTCTTTACCAAGCTCTCTCACTTCATCTTTAAACAGTTCCCTGAGAGGTTCTATAAGTTTGAGATTCATTTTTTCAGGAAGACCGCCAACATTGTGGTGGGTTTTTATAACAGCAGAAGGTCCTTTTACAGAAACACTCTCTATAACATCAGGGTACAATGTCCCCTGTACGAGAAACTCAACGTCAGGTATCTTTTTGGCTTCCTCTTCAAAAACTTCTATAAATAAATTCCCTATTATCTTTCTTTTTTGCTCAGGATCCGTTACACCTTTTAAAGCCTTCAAAAACCTTTCTCTAGCATCAACAACAATAAGAGGTATATGGAAATGATCTCTGAATGTTTTTTCAACCTGCTCTCTTTCTCCTTTCCTGAGAAGGCCATTATCAACAAATATACATGTCAGATTTTCTCCGATAGCATTATAAACAAGAACTGCAGCTACAGAAGAGTCAACACCTCCAGATAGAGCACAAATAGCTTTCTTACCGTTTACCATCTTTCTGATCTCAACTTCCTTTTCCATAAGGAAATTTCCCATAGTCCAGTCTTGAGAACATCCACATATTCTCACAGCAAAATTTTCTAATATCTCTTTTCCCATATATGTGTGGGAAACTTCCGGATGGAACTGTACTCCCCATATTTGTTTTTCTTTGTTTCTTATTGCAGCAAAGGGAGCATTAAAGGTTCTGGCTATAGGCTCAAAACCATCAGGAAGTTTCGTTACCCTATCTCCATGGGACATCCATACATGTATATCATTTGGGATGTTATAGAACAGATCCTCATGATCCAATATCTCAAGCTCAGCTCTACCGTATTCGTGTTTTTCGGCTTTTACCACTTCTCCACCAAAATGGTCTGCTATAAGCTGGAGTCCATAGCATATACCTAATATTGGGATTCCAAGATCAAAAATCCTTTCATCTGGTTTAGGAGCATCAGGATCATAAACAGAGGCAGGTCCTCCAGAAAATATTATTCCTTTAGGGTTGTGCTTTTTTATCTCTTCAATCGGAGCATTAAAGGGTAAAATCTCACTGTACACATGTATTTCTCTAATTCTTCGTGCAATAAGCTGTGTATACTGGGAACCAAAATCAAGAATAACAATGCCTCTATGTTCCAAAACGTTCCTCCTAACTGTTTAGTATCTTTTCTAATTCTAACATTTCGTTAAGTTCGTCTTCGTAGAAAAATTTATCTCCTTCAAACGGTTCTAAATCATCAAGCCACATTGCATCTGGATTGTACTTCGCAAAAAATGGCTTTCCAACCCATTGAGGATTTCTTCCCTGTAAGAAATCAAGCACCATTACCTTTTCTCCATTTATCTCAGAAACCCCTAACATCCTGACTTTTCCCGGTGTAGCTGACATTGATGGACCTTTAACAGTTCTTGCTATGCCACTAACAGATCTAAAAGCATCTGTGAAAATTTCCCAGGCTTTTACAAGGGAAACTCCAAAATAATGTTGTGCCCCTGTATCTCTTGCCATAAACATATAGTAAGGAACCATATTCATCTCAA
It encodes:
- a CDS encoding SDR family NAD(P)-dependent oxidoreductase, which codes for MKKVFITGIGSGLGKAFVKVFLENEYKVYALGRHLPDEFIGKIKFEKADLLSLENVYKSIENLLYGINAVDIVILNAGLLTPLKDIHDTPIYEMNRMMDINVWANKIILDYIIDKKIKTDQIIAISSGASVNGNRGWHGYSISKAALNMLIKLYSREMENTHLIALAPGLILTPMLEEFVLSADEKKFPSVKRIKQSPKMTPEEAAKKIFNLLPKLKEFESGSYVDIRKIRS
- a CDS encoding tyrosine-type recombinase/integrase, with amino-acid sequence MIKLTLKGNFVAEEELKDLLDYYFKGKFYKKGKQYVISGNSYVYRKIVMNFPEKDIHPTCYLYPIIEADNISKRTKKLYFQINKSFIEFVGKKPEEVQKKDIQAYIDYLIKKKKRLSTIKTSYMALRLFYEKMMGYLDLEDIQIPKSEENIPDVLTRKEVMRLIKSIKNPKHRLIIQLAYSCGLKLKEVISIKVKDIDFEKGKLKVTGKNKREIPIPESLLEEIRKYLKDFYLKEAKGSQYLFFSRDKNRPISSRSVEIMFKKALLETGLSTRYRFSVLRDSYVVHLIEKDFCIDTISELTGMKENKIQNKYRFYINMVKKNKIPNMLDFSDVA
- the guaA gene encoding glutamine-hydrolyzing GMP synthase — protein: MEHRGIVILDFGSQYTQLIARRIREIHVYSEILPFNAPIEEIKKHNPKGIIFSGGPASVYDPDAPKPDERIFDLGIPILGICYGLQLIADHFGGEVVKAEKHEYGRAELEILDHEDLFYNIPNDIHVWMSHGDRVTKLPDGFEPIARTFNAPFAAIRNKEKQIWGVQFHPEVSHTYMGKEILENFAVRICGCSQDWTMGNFLMEKEVEIRKMVNGKKAICALSGGVDSSVAAVLVYNAIGENLTCIFVDNGLLRKGEREQVEKTFRDHFHIPLIVVDARERFLKALKGVTDPEQKRKIIGNLFIEVFEEEAKKIPDVEFLVQGTLYPDVIESVSVKGPSAVIKTHHNVGGLPEKMNLKLIEPLRELFKDEVRELGKELGLPDEIIYRQPFPGPGLAIRIIGEVNKNDLEILREADAIVVEEVKKAGLYRDLWQSFAVLLPIHTVGVMGDYRTYEKVIAIRAVESTDGMTADWARLPYDLLDRIMRRIINEVKGVNRVVYDITSKPPGTIEWE